The following proteins come from a genomic window of Bacteroidota bacterium:
- a CDS encoding GNAT family N-acetyltransferase: protein MTEAISPDLKIEPFGSHHNRAGFACGVDSLDRYFKTQANQDVKRKINGVFVLVDPREPTEVLGYYTLCATALAQGDVPVEARKHVPRYPLVSATLIGRLAVASHQQRQGLGALLLADAVKRAYTSASSIGSSMLIVDAISEQAAAFYEANGFICLPDSLRLILPMQAIAKLVES, encoded by the coding sequence ATGACTGAGGCGATATCGCCAGACTTAAAAATCGAACCATTCGGCTCCCATCACAACCGTGCTGGCTTTGCCTGCGGCGTCGATAGCCTGGATCGCTATTTCAAAACACAGGCCAATCAGGATGTGAAGCGCAAAATCAACGGCGTATTCGTTCTCGTCGATCCGCGCGAACCGACTGAAGTACTTGGCTACTACACCTTGTGTGCGACCGCGCTCGCGCAAGGGGACGTACCAGTAGAGGCCCGCAAACACGTCCCGCGCTATCCTTTGGTCAGTGCGACCCTCATAGGCCGTCTGGCCGTCGCAAGTCATCAACAAAGACAGGGGTTGGGCGCACTGTTGCTCGCGGATGCAGTGAAGCGGGCTTATACGAGCGCAAGTTCTATTGGCTCTTCCATGCTCATCGTAGATGCCATCAGCGAACAGGCGGCTGCCTTCTACGAGGCTAACGGCTTTATTTGCTTACCAGACTCTCTTCGACTGATACTGCCAATGCAAGCGATTGCAAAGTTGGTGGAGTCGTAA